The following proteins are encoded in a genomic region of Gossypium hirsutum isolate 1008001.06 chromosome D05, Gossypium_hirsutum_v2.1, whole genome shotgun sequence:
- the LOC107904073 gene encoding putative disease resistance protein At3g14460 encodes MVTNFVLGYQTGSSINELGKLKHLRGRLSISGLKTVACAMDAKDANLKDKVDLKKLKLRWGKDDDIDGDSRHHREVLKQLQPHTNLEHLVIRSYKDIIFPEWVGHSSFSNMVSLGLHDCKFCISLPPLGQLSSLKSLSISGLSGVLIVGDEFYGTGQASTKPFQSLEMLRFENMAEWEEWYCRSDEAFPLLQELCIRDCPKLTKSLPKHLPCLKKLEIEDCEKLGGLLPTAPSILELELKKCQALQLEPLACGLRELRIRILNMDDSVLEQMLQQCALLEKLRLDFCSEIRSLPEVRVPIKLKRFSISFCENLDYSDIFLYASLESLEIGSGKCYGLESFPLRSFPMVKCVRISRCEDLKFISAASEGAHHQHLNSLEIYFCQKLISFQIEDGLAVTNLTRLKLVCCGSLKSLPEQMHSVFPSLEYLEIVICPEIERVPKEGLLSKLKEIRIGGSDKLIESLIRKRGWSLRTLPSLTNLDIWGSEVEMECFPDEHLLPSSLSSLWIRFLPNLKSLEYKGFQHLTSLCDLCIYSCPKLQSMPSNMLPPSLSRLSICGCPLLEKRCKKEEGKDWANISHIPVIEIDGEVII; translated from the coding sequence ATGGTAACAAATTTTGTTTTAGGCTATCAAACTGGATCAAGCATTAATGAGTTGGGAAAGCTCAAGCATCTACGTGGAAGACTTTCCATTTCGGGACTAAAAACTGTTGCATGTGCCATGGATGCCAAAGATGCCAATTTGAAGGATAAGGTGGACCTTAAAAAGTTGAAGTTGAGATGGGGTAAAGATGATGATATTGATGGTGATTCAAGGCATCATCGAGAAGTACTTAAACAACTACAGCCTCATACAAATTTGGAGCATCTTGTTATTAGGAGTTATAAAGACATAATATTTCCGGAATGGGTGGGGCATTCTTCCTTCTCAAATATGGTATCTTTGGGGTTACATGATTGTAAATTTTGCATATCCTTACCACCGCTTGGGCAGTTATCATCTTTGAAATCTCTCTCCATTTCCGGTTTGAGTGGAGTGTTAATAGTTGGTGATGAGTTCTACGGGACTGGACAAGCTTCAACTAAACCATTTCAATCACTTGAAATGCTAAGGTTTGAGAATATGGCCGAGTGGGAGGAATGGTATTGTCGGAGTGATGAAGCTTTCCCTCTTCTACAAGAGCTATGCATTAGAGATTGTCCAAAACTAACTAAGTCTCTTCCCAAACACCTCCCTTGTTTAAAGAAACTGGAGATTGAAGATTGTGAGAAGCTTGGAGGCTTGCTTCCAACGGCACCAAGCATTTTGGAACTTGAGTTAAAGAAATGCCAAGCATTGCAGTTGGAGCCATTGGCTTGTGGGCTTCGGGAGTTGCGCATTAGAATTTTGAATATGGATGATTCCGTATTGGAACAAATGTTGCAACAATGCGCACTTCTTGAAAAGCTACGTTTGGACTTTTGTTCAGAAATTAGATCCCTTCCTGAAGTTAGGGTGCCCATCAAGCTGAAGCGATTTAGCATCTCTTTCTGTGAAAACTTGGATTATTCTGATATCTTCTTGTATGCATCCCTTGAATCCTTGGAAATAGGGAGTGGTAAATGTTATGGACTGGAATCTTTCCCATTAAGATCGTTTCCTATGGTAAAGTGTGTTAGGATTTCGAGATGTGAAGACTTGAAGTTTATTAGTGCTGCTTCAGAGGGCGCTCACCACCAGCATCTCAATTCTTTGGAGATATATTTTTGCCAAAAGTTGATATCTTTTCAAATTGAAGATGGATTAGCTGTCACCAATTTGACCCGACTTAAGCTTGTATGTTGCGGAAGTTTAAAGTCATTGCCAGAGCAAATGCACTCCGTCTTTCCATCCCTTGAGTATTTGGAAATAGTAATTTGTCCAGAAATAGAGAGGGTTCCAAAAGAGGGTTTGCTctccaaattaaaagaaattagaaTCGGAGGAAGTGATAAACTAATTGAGAGCTTGATTAGGAAAAGGGGATGGAGTTTGCGTACACTCCCTTCTCTTACAAATCTCGATATCTGGGGTTCAGAAGTAGAGATGGAGTGTTTTCCAGATGAACATCTGCTTCCCTCTTCTCTTTCATCTCTCTGGATCCGGTTTCTTCCAAATCTAAAGAGTTTGGAGTATAAAGGGTTTCAACACCTCACCTCTCTTTGCGATTTGTGTATCTACAGCTGTCCCAAGCTCCAATCCATGCCCTCAAACATGCTTCCTCCCTCTCTTTCTCGTTTGTCCATTTGCGGATGTCCTTTGCTGGAGAAACGTTGTAAAAAGGAGGAAGGCAAAGATTGGGCCAACATTTCCCACATCCCTGTCATTGAAATTGATGGTGAGGTCATTATATAG
- the LOC121217956 gene encoding putative disease resistance RPP13-like protein 1 — protein MGGLGKTTLAQLIYNDPRVDKWFDRKAWVCVSEEFDAFKVTKTILEEIICSCDGNQNLNQLQLKLKEQLSGKKYLIILDDVWNKNYFHWKELASPFTSGAKNSKIIVTTRDENVAAIMRNVPTYRLDVLSDDDCWKLFAKHAFDGSSPAKHPDLMAIGEAIVKRCGGLPLAAKALGGLLRCKPDADEWKKILHSNFWDIPNDATNILPALTLSYHYLPSHLKRCFAYCSIFPKDYEFEKEELIQLWMAEGLLELPKDNGDLEERGTECFKDLRLRSFFQQSKRKKSCFVMHDLISDLAKSVTGEFICTLEGSGGGSCVITERTRHLSNVQERYDVRQKFQSLAKAKGLRTFLITKSGWYSSFVSDVLMHDLMVKSSLRVLSLAEYTNIKNLPEDIGNLKHLRNLNL, from the coding sequence ATGGGCGGGCTTGGCAAAACCACCCTTGCCCAATTGATCTACAACGACCCCAGAGTGGATAAATGGTTTGACCGCAAAGCATGGGTGTGTGTTTCAGAGGAATTTGATGCTTTCAAGGTAACCAAAACCATTCTTGAAGAGATCATATGTAGTTGTGATGGAAACCAGAACTTAAATCAGCTTCAACTTAAACTCAAAGAGCAGCTGTCGGGAAAGAAATATCTAATCATTTTGGATGATGTTTGGAACAAGAATTATTTTCATTGGAAAGAGCTTGCAAGTCCCTTCACTTCTGGGGCCAAGAATAGCAAGATTATTGTAACAACACGTGATGAAAACGTTGCAGCAATCATGAGGAACGTTCCAACTTATCGTTTAGATGTGTTATCAGATGATGATTGTTGGAAGTTATTTGCAAAGCATGCATTTGATGGTTCAAGCCCCGCCAAGCATCCAGATCTGATGGCAATCGGGGAAGCAATTGTTAAAAGATGTGGCGGACTCCCTTTGGCTGCAAAAGCTCTTGGAGGCCTTCTGCGTTGCAAACCAGATGCTGATGAGTGGAAGAAAATTTTACATAGCAATTTTTGGGACATTCCAAATGATGCAACTAATATTCTTCCAGCGTTAACTTTGAGTTACCATTatcttccttcccatttgaagcGATGTTTTGCTTATTGTTCAATTTTCCCTAAAGATTACGAATTTGAAAAGGAAGAACTTATTCAATTATGGATGGCTGAAGGTCTTTTAGAGCTTCCCAAAGACAATGGAGATCTGGAAGAACGGGGTACCGAGTGCTTCAAAGATTTAAGATTGAGGTCATTCTTTCAacaatctaaaagaaaaaaatcttgTTTTGTCATGCATGATCTAATTAGTGACTTGGCTAAATCTGTAACCGGAGAGTTCATTTGCACATTGGAAGGTAGTGGTGGTGGTTCTTGTGTAATAACCGAAAGGACCCGTCATTTGTCTAATGTCCAAGAACGATATGATGTGCggcaaaaatttcaaagtttagctAAAGCAAAGGGTCTACGTACTTTCTTAATTACAAAGTCAGGCTGGTACTCCTCATTTGTCAGTGATGTGCTAATGCATGATTTGATGGTGAAATCAAGCTTACGAGTGCTTTCATTGGCTGAGTATACAAATATCAAGAATTTGCCAGAAGACATTGGTAATTTGAAGCATCTACGAAATTTGAATCTCTGA